One genomic window of Cannabis sativa cultivar Pink pepper isolate KNU-18-1 chromosome 2, ASM2916894v1, whole genome shotgun sequence includes the following:
- the LOC133035105 gene encoding uncharacterized protein LOC133035105 produces MGMQPEQWLICPWNSGDHWLTIMIHANTQSVAYLNSTNDFIRTDIMKCIQNAVDMYRIEKNIRNKGPVKINQYTCRQQPDGIQCGYYVMKIIQSFMTVVNPASFLKNHFKLDAPYSNEEINAVRDELAEFVKPLIID; encoded by the exons ATGGGTATGCAACCTGAACAATGGTTGATATGTCCGTGGAATTCAGG TGATCACTGGTTGACAATTATGATTCATGCCAATACTCAAAGTGTTGCATATCTTAACTCGACGAATGACTTTATCCGAACTGATATTATGAAATGTATCCAAAa tGCTGTGGACATGTACAGGATCGAAAAAAATATACGAAACAAGGGTCCAGTAAAAATCAACCAATACACGTGTCGACAGCAGCCGGATGGAATACAATGTGGTTATTATGTTATGAAGATTATTCAGAGTTTCATGACGGTTGTTAATCCTGcaagttttttgaaaaatcat TTCAAGTTAGACGCTCCCTATAGTAACGAGGAGATCAATGCCGTACGGGATGAGTTGGCCGAATTTGTGAAGCCATTGATTATAGATTAA
- the LOC133034484 gene encoding uncharacterized protein LOC133034484 produces the protein MDDPGDYDDDFALWGQSIGGESESDPAAPELEPDTDSQPKKKNGRGAYKGLKHIKNRSEGILLEVEYNQWGQCVGDTANELVSQIGLYARRNLPLAYNDWRKVPMEFKNLLWEYIKSMFKLGPEAKHSTLKTAGRRWKDWKAFLTRNLIFKYKDKVPAMLDRPPDAYASCYKPEDWKEFVAKRCSPEWAKKRKKMQDIRSQNTYNHHAGRGGVKKVEEKLEKELGHQLTIYDRADLWIRIHTNKNGELDGPAQEVADRIAEIRKQVEEGTILVEGSKDILTLALGTEEHGGRVRGMGGGVTQTQFFKTPRPKRKRVDDNDRMSEVEKRLEESEEHRRRQDELLNKLLQIVQSQSGVAGTSHASGSGVGGASNEPAFAAVTSVLGATPTPLAPPAPKASAPPAPKATIPTPPLVAPPATPCAAAPPAPSPVTSDNRLRCDMYVIDPKEKDPVLVASGYVKLEKADKEGNIIIHGVKKKFDDFKRVFIEKVVEENAILPCPIEHEGFDTVGLAVNNFVAWPKNLINIHPDDLAKMKGKKKVSRDHLAPPTQPPINPKGPNKQSVKRYIPPAKTQLLSGLSEIVKNWPAKKSKRYYIKPEVFGGEGQECWISADEVEDVCELHMIGNTVMSLWCSYLQEHTLNLGGLRNTFAFNNPASRIYVSN, from the exons ATGGATGACCCCGGTGACTATGATGATGATTTTGCCCTTTGGGGACAATCCATTGGTGGTGAATCTGAATCTGATCCAGCTGCACCAGAACTGGAACCTGACACTGATTCACAACCAAAGAAGAAAAATGGTAGGGGGGCATATAAGGGTCTGAAGCATATAAAGAATAGGAGTGAAGGAATACTTCTCGAAGTCGAGTACAACCAATGGGGCCAGTGCGTTGGGGACACTGCAAATGAACTGGTTAGCCAGATTGGCTTGTATGCAAGACGAAATCTTCCACTGGCATACAATGATTGGAGAAAAGTTCCAATGGAATTTAAAAATCTATTATGGGAGTACATCAAG TCAATGTTCAAGTTAGGCCCAGAAGCTAAGCATTCTACCTTAAAAACTGCTGGACGAAGATGGAAAGACTGGAAAGCATTCCTAACAAGGAACCTAATTTTCAAATACAAAGATAAAGTTCCAGCAATGCTCGATCGTCCTCCAGATGCTTATGCTTCATGTTACAAGCCCGAAGATTGGAAAGAATTTGTTGCCAAAAGATGTAGTCCCGAATGggcaaaaaagagaaagaaaatgcAAGATATCAGGAGTCAAAATACATACAATCACCATGCGGGCCGAGGTGGTGTTAAGAAAGTTGAAGAAAAGTTGGAGAAAGAGTTGGGCCACCAGCTTACTATATATGACAGGGCAGACTTGTGGATTAGAATACACACGAACAAAAACGGCGAGCTCGATGGCCCTGCTCAGGAGGTCGCTGACCGGATT GCTGAGATACGAAAGCAAGTTGAGGAGGGGACAATATTAGTAGAAGGCTCAAAAGACATACTCACTCTAGCCTTGGGAACAGAAGAGCATGGAGGACGTGTTAGAGGAATGGGGGGTGGTGTCACACAGACACAGTTTTTCAAAACCCCGCGTCCTAAAAGAAAGAGAGTCGATGACAATGATCGTATGAGTGAGGTGGAGAAGCGACTTGAAGAGTCAGAGGAACATCGTCGTAGACAAGacgaattattaaataaactccTCCAAATAGTCCAAAGCCAAAGTGGTGTTGCGGGCACCTCACATGCATCTGGTTCAGGTGTTGGGGGAGCATCCAACGAACCAGCTTTTGCTGCTGTTACCTCAGTTCTAGGAGCAACACCTAC GCCTCTCGCTCCACCGGCTCCCAAGGCCTCTGCTCCACCAGCTCCCAAGGCCACTATTCCAACACCTCCACTTGTTGCCCCACCAGCCACACCTTGTGCAGCTGCTCCACCAGCACCATCTCCGGTTACTTCTGATAAT AGATTGAGGTGTGATATGTACGTGATTGATCCCAAAGAAAAAGATCCGGTCTTAGTTGCATCAGGTTATGTGAAACTTGAAAAGGCAGACAAAGAAGGCAATATTATAATACATGGAGTTAAAAAGAAGTTTGATGATTTCAAACGTGTCTTTATTGAGAAGGTGGTTGAAGAAAATGCCATTCTACCATGCCCTATAGAACATGAAGGCTTCGACACAGTTGGTTTAGCTGTAAACAATTTTGTAGCTTGGCCAAAGAACCTAATCAACATACATCCAGATGATTTAGCGAAG ATGAAAGGAAAGAAGAAAGTTTCAAGAGATCATTTGGCTCCACCGACTCAGCCACCGATAAACCCAAAGGGGCCTAATAAACAGTCTGTCAAACGGTACATTCCCCCTGCAAAGACACAATTATTGTCTGGACTTTCAGAGATTGTGAAGAATTGGCCTGCTAAGAAATCAAAGAGATACTATATTAAACCGGAAGTGTTCGGAGGAGAAGGCCAAGAGTGTTGGATCAGCGCTGACGAGGTGGAAGATGTGTGCGAGCTCCATATGATTGGAAATACTGTTATGTCTCTTTGGTGCAG ttatttgCAAGAACACACACTTAATCTTGGTGGATTGAGGAATACATTCGCATTTAATAATCCCGCTTCA AGAATCTATGTCAGCAATTGA
- the LOC115700084 gene encoding uncharacterized protein LOC115700084, which yields MPIDRVKDGMMRHPSDSPAWKTIDARWLILPMSLGISVLVSLADGINPHTSLSSKYSCWPILLVIYNLPPWLVMKRKFTMLTLMISGPSQPGNDIDVYLAPLIDDLSKLWYDGVNAYDAYRNEAFNLRAMLLWTINDFPAFGNLSGYSVKGYNACPICEEKTCSRYLTHSRKICYMGHRKFLPPEHVFRTWKKAFDGKQEFEMPPPPLSGRQLVEKLNKIQFNLGKRKSKSKKRKGGKGVTNEPQGPWKKKSIFFELEYWEHLVLRHNLDVMHIEKNVSDSLINTLFNIPGRSKDGIKSRLDLKEMGIRGNLHPEIIGKRTFLPPACYALTKEEKRSFCTSLSHVKVPEGYSSNISNLVDMDKLILSGLKSHDHHILMQHILPVSIRSVLPKKVRYAITRGSFVEFCSDFLSNVATVGSCLPRFDNEISKGGRGVSVCDVSRADREEAHRLVLQNVDEVQPYIEKHFDWIKTTYPSKSRNHKWVQDEHYRNFSTWLKEKVIVEMSDSPNNVSQLLLSISHFPSFTVLKYQSYYINSTQFNTKDRDASRKTQNSGVMIVASAIQVASSKDKNPIECDMTFYGVIKEIWELDYISFRIPVFLCDWVRSDNGVKEDEFGFKLVDLNRVGHKSDRFIMASQAKQVFYMSDPIDGRWSVVLTTQPKDYDYQESGGDLYLNDKTFEINPPPIDVAVRDEIISSREDGEGLWIE from the exons ATGCCGATTGATAGAGTGAAAGATGGTATGATGAGACATCCGAGTGACTCTCCCGCTTGGAAAACAATTGATGCTAGATGGCTGATTTTGCCAATGAGCCTAGGAATATCCGTCTTGGTCTCTCTCGCAGACGGTATCAATCCACATACTTCCCTTAGCAGTAAGTATAGTTGTTGGCCAATCTTGCTTGTGATATATAATTTGCCGCCGTGGCTTGTTATGAAGAGAAAGTTCACTATGTTGACATTGATGATATCAGGCCCTTCACAACCTGGCAATGATATTGATGTATACTTAGCTCCTCTTATTGATGATTTAAGTAAATTGTGGTATGACGGTGTTAATGCATATGACGCCTATAGGAATGAAGCATTCAATCTTAGGGCCATGTTATTGTGgacaatcaatgattttcctGCTTTCGGGAATCTTTCTGGCTACAGTGTGAAAGGTTATAATGCATGTCCTATCTGTGAAGAGAAAACATGCTCTCGCTATTTAACACATTCGAGAAAAATTTGTTATATGGGACACCGAAAGTTTTTGCCACCCGAACATGTATTTCGGACCTGGAAAAAGGCATTTGACGGTAAGCAAGAATTTGAAATGCCTCCCCCACCTTTAAGCGGAAGACAATTGGtagaaaaattgaataaaattcaaTTCAATCTTGGAAAGCGAAAGTCAAAatcgaagaaaagaaaaggaggtAAGGGTGTCACAAATGAACCTCAGGGACCGTGGaagaaaaaatcaatattttttgaGCTTGAGTATTGGGAGCATTTGGTTTTACGTCACAATTTAGATGTGATGCATATTGAGAAAAATGTCTCAGATAGCTTAATTAATACCTTGTTTAATATTCCTGGTCGGAGTAAAGATGGAATTAAATCCCGTCTAGATTTGAAAGAGATGGGGATTAGAGGAAATTTACATCCAGAAATTATTGGTAAACGAACTTTTTTACCACCGGCGTGTTATGCCCTGACTAAGGAAGAAAAACGATCTTTCTGTACATCATTGTCTCACGTTAAAGTACCCGAAGGGTATTCTTCAAATATCTCCAATTTGGTAGATATGGACAAATTAATTTTGTCCGGACTGAAGTCTCACGATCATCATATACTGATGCAACATATTCTGCCGGTGAGTATCCGTTCTGTTTTACCTAAGAAAGTTCGCTATGCCATCACCAG AGGAAGTTTTGTAGAATTTTGTTCAGACTTCTTGTCAAATGTAGCAACTGTTGGGTCGTGTCTTCCTAGATTTGATAATGAAATTAGTAAAGGGGGTCGGGGTGTTTCTGTTTGCGACGTAAGTCGAGCTGATCGAGAGGAAGCACACCGACTCGTTTTGCAAAATGTTGATGAGGTTCAACCGTACATTGA GAAACATTTTGATTGGATCAAGACTACTTATCCTAGTAAGTCGAGGAACCACAAATGGGTGCAAGATGAACATTATCGAAATTTTAGTACATGGTTGAAAGAAAAG GTGATTGTGGAAATGAGTGACTCCCCGAACAATGTATCTCAGTTGCTACTTTCGATATCGCATTTTCCTTCATTTACTGTACTAAAGTATCAATCATACTACATAAATAGTACTCAATTTAACACGAAAGATCGTGATGCTTCTAGAAAAACACAAAATAGTGGTGTCATGATTGTTGCTAGTGCTATCCAAGTAGCTAGTTCAAAAGACAAAAACCCTATTGAATGTGATATGACCTTTTATGGtgtaatcaaagaaatttgggaattagattacattagcttTCGAATCCCTGTTTTTCTTTGTGATTGGGTGAGGAGTGATAATGGAGTTAAAGAAGATGAGTTTGGATTCAAGCTAGTGGACTTGAATCGAGTAGGACACAAGTCTGATCGATTTATAATGGCATCCCAGGCaaaacaagtattttatatgaGTGACCCAATAGATGGTCGCTGGTCAGTTGTTCTAACAACACAACCAAAAGATTATGATTACCAAGAGTCTGGTGGAGATTTATATCTCAATGATAAAACTTTTGAAATCAATCCACCACCAATTGATGTCGCCGTTCGGGACGAAATCATTTCTTCTCGGGAAGACGGTGAAGGATTATGGATTGAGTAA